From a region of the uncultured Draconibacterium sp. genome:
- a CDS encoding DUF6261 family protein: MIEKIIVNSRTTEIHGTTRTINTSYQQSGLTEDVTLAEIFTRLVTANDKLGVAIDRSKVESILADKDDVRDEAVRAVGYLVQGYLYSPREAVREAAATVKKVFDKYGFAVTQESYVVESSHISSMLGDLAAPDVLAAIDQLRGLDENIANLQAAEDDFENTRAQFAEEEAEESTQPSATTLKKNVVAIINDDLVPFLRYGERFQASTYGNFSATVAQLINDNNEQVKKRTKKIKANRDSL, translated from the coding sequence ATGATTGAAAAAATTATAGTTAACAGCCGCACTACCGAAATTCACGGAACAACACGCACCATTAACACTTCGTATCAGCAATCGGGATTAACCGAAGATGTTACGCTTGCCGAAATTTTTACCCGCCTGGTAACTGCGAACGATAAATTGGGCGTAGCTATCGACCGTTCGAAAGTCGAAAGCATACTGGCCGACAAAGACGATGTGCGCGACGAAGCCGTGCGCGCTGTGGGTTACCTGGTACAAGGTTACCTGTATTCTCCTCGTGAGGCAGTACGCGAAGCAGCGGCCACGGTAAAAAAAGTGTTCGACAAATATGGTTTCGCCGTAACTCAGGAGAGTTATGTGGTAGAATCGTCGCACATTTCATCGATGTTGGGCGATTTGGCTGCTCCCGATGTGCTGGCTGCCATTGATCAGCTTCGTGGGCTAGACGAAAATATTGCCAACCTACAGGCTGCCGAAGACGATTTTGAAAACACACGCGCCCAATTTGCCGAAGAAGAGGCCGAAGAATCGACACAACCCAGTGCAACCACCTTAAAGAAAAACGTTGTGGCTATTATAAACGACGACCTGGTGCCGTTTCTGCGCTACGGCGAACGGTTTCAGGCATCTACCTATGGCAATTTTTCCGCTACTGTTGCTCAACTTATTAACGATAATAATGAACAGGTAAAAAAACGTACAAAAAAGATAAAGGCGAATAGGGACAGTCTTTAG
- a CDS encoding CDP-alcohol phosphatidyltransferase family protein gives MKKIFVRGENIVNLPNAISLYRLLAFPVIFYAALVGNEPLFVWLLCISLVSDVADGNLARYLKQQTHFGAALDNLADICTYAMAILGLFVFKWADIEPHSWFLFLFLGLFVVSYIVSFARFGKIPGLHLYSAVSAGYVQSVFFFVLFVFGFYAWFFYLAVGWGIVAYTEKIFVLFKLDDIKIGVKGLYWIMKAEKEAK, from the coding sequence ATGAAGAAAATTTTTGTACGTGGCGAGAATATCGTAAATCTGCCAAATGCGATTAGTTTATACCGTTTGTTAGCATTTCCGGTAATTTTTTATGCCGCGCTTGTAGGTAATGAGCCACTGTTTGTATGGTTGCTTTGTATTAGCCTGGTAAGCGATGTTGCCGACGGAAACCTGGCACGTTATCTTAAACAGCAAACACATTTTGGTGCCGCACTCGATAACCTGGCCGATATTTGTACGTATGCAATGGCCATTTTAGGTTTGTTTGTATTTAAATGGGCCGATATTGAACCACACAGCTGGTTTTTATTCCTTTTCCTGGGATTATTTGTAGTTAGTTACATCGTGTCGTTTGCGCGCTTCGGAAAAATTCCGGGACTACACTTGTATTCAGCCGTTTCAGCCGGATATGTACAAAGTGTATTCTTTTTTGTATTGTTTGTCTTCGGGTTCTACGCCTGGTTTTTCTACCTCGCAGTAGGATGGGGGATTGTAGCCTACACCGAAAAGATATTTGTACTCTTTAAACTCGACGATATAAAGATCGGGGTGAAGGGACTCTACTGGATAATGAAAGCTGAAAAAGAAGCTAAATAA
- a CDS encoding SDR family oxidoreductase: MKKIVINGANGYVASNFINELLLENYKVVALARSNKKFTAEERVKAALKEMKGEGDVDFTNLEVHDYSLFEENFALQESELKTIFGGNVDYFHFAASLKFDIKSKEEIFGTNLQGVTNSVNTFQKYSAKESRFYFVSTAYSCGRINEPFKEKFYDNAEIDAFRNYYEQSKRYAENVIKDYIDNKGLNACILRLSQVVGNNKTGVTKTDYGIFDFSKRVQNLAKKYPESVIRLKVDPDSTQNLIPIDTVVTYLMSAVKAEQVPVILNLIAKSSVKNADLLGSISSLMPISLVPDMTLEKEQMNSLERIMAIGMSFTGAYIETNIAFDTTNLDSIVEEEVSEVTAESIHRMLSYFLNGDTDQQVTEIKAAV, from the coding sequence ATGAAGAAAATTGTTATAAACGGAGCAAACGGTTATGTTGCTTCAAATTTTATAAACGAATTATTGTTGGAGAACTACAAGGTAGTTGCACTCGCGCGCAGTAATAAAAAATTTACTGCCGAAGAGCGGGTGAAAGCTGCTTTAAAAGAGATGAAAGGAGAAGGGGATGTTGATTTTACAAATCTTGAAGTTCACGACTATTCGTTATTTGAAGAAAATTTTGCGCTGCAAGAAAGTGAGTTGAAGACCATTTTCGGGGGAAACGTCGATTATTTTCACTTTGCGGCAAGTTTAAAATTTGATATAAAATCGAAAGAAGAGATATTTGGAACAAATCTACAGGGAGTAACCAATTCGGTTAATACATTTCAGAAATATTCGGCAAAAGAATCGCGCTTTTATTTTGTAAGCACAGCCTACTCATGTGGACGTATTAACGAGCCGTTCAAGGAAAAATTCTACGATAATGCTGAAATTGATGCATTCCGGAATTACTACGAACAGTCAAAACGATATGCCGAAAATGTAATAAAAGATTATATCGATAATAAAGGATTAAATGCTTGTATTTTGCGTTTGTCGCAGGTGGTTGGTAATAACAAAACCGGTGTGACAAAAACCGATTACGGTATTTTCGATTTCTCGAAACGCGTACAGAACCTGGCAAAAAAATACCCTGAAAGTGTAATTCGCTTAAAGGTTGATCCGGATTCAACTCAAAATCTTATTCCTATTGACACCGTAGTTACTTATCTGATGAGCGCCGTAAAAGCCGAACAGGTACCGGTTATACTGAATTTAATTGCTAAAAGCTCGGTGAAAAATGCCGACCTACTTGGAAGTATCAGCAGTTTAATGCCAATTAGTCTGGTGCCCGACATGACTCTGGAGAAAGAACAAATGAATTCGCTCGAGCGGATTATGGCAATTGGCATGTCGTTTACAGGTGCTTATATCGAAACCAATATTGCTTTCGACACAACCAATCTCGATTCGATTGTTGAAGAAGAAGTGAGTGAGGTAACTGCCGAATCGATACATCGTATGCTTAGCTATTTCCTGAACGGTGATACCGATCAGCAGGTAACTGAAATAAAAGCTGCGGTATAA
- a CDS encoding phosphatidate cytidylyltransferase produces MGNTITLSVVYFIAIILLLAFNELNYRRLKVKGEFTRKFAHFTATIAVVPFPYIFSSHWYVFVLALIFFAALFITQYSKQLNSIHDIDRKSIGSYLLPASIYLTFLMSDLLESKFIFILPMLILGISDPMAAIVGISFKTNNHKIKIFGIDTGKSIFGSGAFLLTSFVISLLALFFNRGVFDLKTFYIGLAVALVSTLAELLSWRGSDNLTIPLGAAFTLLLLM; encoded by the coding sequence ATGGGAAATACTATAACGCTGTCAGTAGTATATTTTATTGCAATAATATTATTACTGGCTTTTAACGAACTTAACTACCGACGACTAAAAGTAAAAGGCGAGTTTACACGAAAGTTCGCACACTTTACTGCTACTATTGCCGTGGTACCATTTCCATACATCTTTTCAAGCCATTGGTATGTGTTTGTACTGGCCTTAATATTTTTTGCAGCCTTGTTTATAACACAATACAGCAAGCAGCTGAATTCTATTCACGATATCGACCGGAAATCGATTGGAAGTTACCTGTTACCGGCATCCATTTATCTTACATTTTTAATGTCGGATTTACTCGAGAGTAAATTTATTTTCATCCTGCCAATGCTGATTTTGGGAATCAGCGACCCGATGGCAGCCATTGTGGGAATCAGCTTTAAAACAAACAACCATAAAATAAAAATATTTGGCATTGATACCGGAAAATCAATTTTCGGATCGGGTGCTTTTTTACTCACCAGTTTTGTTATCAGTCTGTTGGCCTTGTTTTTTAATCGTGGTGTTTTCGATTTGAAAACCTTTTATATTGGGTTGGCAGTTGCATTGGTTAGCACGCTGGCAGAATTATTAAGTTGGCGCGGATCTGATAATTTAACCATTCCACTTGGGGCAGCATTTACACTTTTACTTTTAATGTAA
- a CDS encoding phosphatidate cytidylyltransferase, whose translation MILTIYIFILSYFLLGAVGFFFINRKKEKEVARKSWTKFISYFIIIHVLFFSITIKPVIFQVLIGIILLAGGFELFRLFKRADYKQSGFVIVSLVIYAGLGIGLWLFGAMENKLVLFAFLILSIFDAFSQISGQLWGKTKIAPEISPNKTIGGTVGGALFAFASGFFLHGLYSNKWYVVAGLTLGIIVFAFLGDIAASLYKRKFGVKDYSNLIPGHGGFLDRFDSLIAGGAWVTFFFLMIGY comes from the coding sequence ATGATTTTAACCATATACATATTTATTTTGTCGTATTTTCTGCTTGGCGCAGTAGGTTTCTTTTTCATTAACCGGAAAAAGGAAAAAGAAGTGGCCCGAAAAAGCTGGACGAAATTCATTAGTTATTTTATTATTATTCACGTTTTGTTTTTTAGCATCACAATAAAACCGGTAATTTTTCAGGTTTTGATTGGAATAATATTGCTGGCTGGTGGTTTCGAACTTTTTAGGCTATTTAAAAGGGCAGATTATAAACAATCAGGCTTTGTAATCGTTTCCCTTGTAATTTACGCCGGGTTGGGCATAGGATTGTGGTTATTTGGGGCTATGGAGAATAAGCTGGTGCTTTTTGCATTTCTGATCTTATCGATATTTGATGCGTTTAGCCAGATCTCGGGACAGTTATGGGGAAAAACAAAGATTGCACCTGAAATCAGTCCGAATAAAACCATTGGAGGAACTGTTGGTGGTGCGCTGTTTGCTTTCGCAAGCGGCTTTTTTCTTCACGGATTATATAGCAACAAATGGTATGTGGTTGCCGGGCTTACACTCGGAATAATTGTGTTTGCCTTTTTGGGCGACATTGCAGCATCGTTGTATAAGAGGAAATTTGGAGTAAAAGATTACAGCAATTTAATACCGGGACACGGAGGATTTCTCGACCGGTTTGATAGTTTAATTGCCGGAGGTGCCTGGGTAACATTTTTTTTTCTAATGATTGGTTATTAA
- a CDS encoding sulfite exporter TauE/SafE family protein yields MIFNSSFENIYLVLPLIGFLIGLFGTILGGGGGFFFLPVLTLIIGVPAHTAVATSLAATLPIGLVGSWGHYRKGNIDINTGALFSIAGIVGALVGARMTNLISEPQLKILFGVYSILIAINMLVAGVRKYKEVEDEEGKAKLKAVRIGKGSFFGLTAGLIAGTFGTSGTAPIIAGLFSMRLPVKLVVGTSLLVVLVNTVFAVGAHFLMGSIDLTLIAFLTSGSVIGAFLGPRLFSKAKIGKSERKVKYVYAAVVAVIGILMIVNR; encoded by the coding sequence ATGATTTTTAATTCTTCATTTGAAAATATCTACCTTGTTTTACCTTTAATTGGCTTTTTAATAGGGCTTTTTGGTACCATCTTAGGAGGAGGCGGAGGCTTTTTCTTTTTGCCGGTGCTTACCTTAATTATTGGTGTGCCGGCGCACACAGCTGTTGCAACCTCGCTGGCAGCAACCTTGCCCATTGGTTTGGTGGGCTCGTGGGGCCACTACCGAAAAGGAAATATAGATATCAATACCGGTGCCTTGTTTAGCATTGCCGGAATTGTTGGAGCTTTAGTGGGAGCACGTATGACAAACTTAATTTCGGAGCCGCAATTAAAAATATTATTTGGGGTGTATTCCATTCTGATAGCCATAAATATGCTGGTTGCTGGAGTAAGAAAATACAAGGAGGTTGAAGACGAAGAAGGTAAAGCAAAGCTGAAGGCCGTTCGTATTGGAAAAGGCTCCTTTTTTGGCTTAACTGCGGGGTTGATTGCCGGAACATTTGGAACCAGCGGAACGGCACCTATTATTGCAGGATTGTTTTCGATGCGACTACCAGTAAAATTAGTGGTTGGCACATCGTTACTGGTGGTTTTAGTTAACACGGTTTTTGCGGTTGGAGCACACTTTCTAATGGGAAGTATCGACTTAACTTTAATTGCTTTTCTGACATCTGGTTCTGTAATTGGTGCGTTTTTAGGGCCGCGGCTATTCTCGAAAGCGAAGATCGGAAAATCAGAAAGAAAGGTGAAGTACGTGTATGCTGCTGTGGTTGCAGTAATAGGTATTTTAATGATAGTAAACAGGTAA
- a CDS encoding PDZ domain-containing protein, which yields MQKLALLMMFLAMGFLSFSQETRLLRQPSISDTHIVFTYGGDIWVSDLASNNTIRLTSTGAVESQPCFSPDGKTIAFNSNRSGVTSVYTVPVEGGTPIRITWHPSGATVCGWSPDGENILFTSLRETAPSTFGRLWTISKDGGPASLLTEQFGNDGSFSPNGKKIVIDRISRWDIEWRNYRGGQNKPLVILDLKDFSEEFIPNEKTTDIQPLWLGDKIYFISDRDFVANIWSYTPATKQLEQLTKFEGSDVKWLDGKGDQLVFEREGYLHLMNINTKAIEKLSINVVGDFLWAETKWVDLSSSARSASLSPTGKRAIFEARGEIFTVPEEHGDTRNITQSSDVADRAPVWSPKGDQLAWFSDKNGEGYALLIANQNGLEEPKSISIGESKLGWEPTWSPDGKFIAFTDDDVRIRVLNIEDETIETVDIGGNNLERGSMGLTWSPDSKWLAYAKSASNNFRQITMWSLDDKSIHKVTNTFADAFSPAWDKDKKHFYFLASTDLALGSGWANTSSMTANAKYSVYAVNLQKDEDSPFKLKSDEEEVKEESEDKESAKKEEKQDKKDDTKSEEKDESIKIDFENIAERTIPLPMPNRNYRAVLTGTEGNVFIAESVPNQPGVTIQKFTLEDKEAKEFVSGAHSLTISTDGKKMLAKVGSSWKIMSTSGASGKDGETLNVSLKTKLDRSKEWSQIFEEAWRYERDYFYDPNLHGRDWEVVHERYAPLIPFIKHRADLTYVLDQMNGELSVGHSFVMGGDYPETERNSIGLLGADLVPEKGAWKIDRIYSTESWNPELSSPLEEPGLKVTEDNFIVGVNGEEMTAADNPFKFLDGTSGVQTVLHINDKPDFESAWTITVKPIRSENALRQRAWVEDNRRKVDELSDGKLAYIWVPNTSSPGFISFNRYFFAQQDKLGAVIDERFNGGGLLDDYMVDLMTRNLRAGLTNEVPNGKPFKLPAGILGPKALLINEKGGSGGDFFPWVFRQQKAGPLIGSTTWGGLVKSSVHYSLVDGGALTAPDNAVFDPVNNEWIAENKGVAPDIEVQQDTKSLEKGKDPQLERAVQEVLKLVQEQGIKEITPPPFPTPAVKK from the coding sequence ATGCAAAAACTAGCACTATTAATGATGTTTCTTGCTATGGGCTTTTTGTCCTTTTCGCAGGAAACCAGATTACTGCGTCAACCAAGCATTAGCGACACCCATATTGTTTTTACCTACGGAGGTGACATATGGGTTAGCGATTTAGCATCAAACAACACCATCCGACTCACCAGCACAGGAGCCGTTGAAAGCCAACCTTGTTTTTCTCCCGACGGAAAAACCATTGCTTTTAACTCTAACCGCTCCGGGGTAACTTCAGTTTACACCGTTCCGGTTGAAGGAGGAACTCCCATTAGAATTACCTGGCACCCAAGCGGGGCAACAGTTTGTGGCTGGTCTCCTGATGGTGAAAATATTCTTTTCACCTCGTTACGCGAAACAGCTCCCAGCACATTCGGACGTTTGTGGACGATTTCAAAAGATGGCGGCCCGGCAAGCTTACTAACCGAACAATTTGGAAACGACGGCTCCTTTTCGCCCAACGGAAAAAAAATTGTTATCGATCGTATATCGCGCTGGGATATTGAATGGAGAAATTACCGTGGCGGACAAAACAAACCACTTGTAATACTGGATCTGAAAGATTTTTCGGAAGAATTTATTCCGAATGAAAAAACCACTGATATTCAGCCGCTTTGGCTGGGCGATAAAATCTACTTTATTTCCGACCGCGATTTTGTTGCCAATATTTGGTCGTATACCCCGGCAACAAAACAATTGGAGCAGTTGACCAAGTTTGAAGGCTCTGATGTAAAATGGCTGGACGGAAAAGGCGACCAACTGGTATTTGAGCGTGAAGGTTATTTGCACCTCATGAATATAAACACAAAAGCGATAGAAAAACTTTCGATTAATGTTGTTGGCGACTTTCTTTGGGCCGAGACAAAATGGGTAGATTTAAGTTCTTCTGCACGTTCAGCATCGTTATCTCCAACCGGGAAACGTGCCATTTTTGAAGCACGTGGCGAAATATTTACCGTACCTGAAGAACATGGAGATACCCGTAATATCACACAATCATCGGATGTGGCAGACCGTGCACCTGTTTGGTCGCCAAAAGGTGATCAGCTGGCTTGGTTTTCAGATAAAAATGGCGAAGGTTACGCCTTGCTTATTGCCAATCAAAACGGGCTGGAAGAACCAAAAAGTATATCAATTGGCGAATCAAAACTGGGCTGGGAACCAACATGGTCGCCCGATGGTAAATTTATTGCCTTTACCGACGACGATGTGCGCATAAGAGTTTTAAATATTGAAGATGAAACAATTGAGACCGTTGATATTGGTGGCAATAACCTGGAACGTGGCAGCATGGGACTTACCTGGTCACCCGACTCAAAATGGCTCGCTTATGCAAAATCTGCCTCGAATAATTTCAGGCAGATTACCATGTGGTCGCTCGACGATAAAAGCATCCACAAAGTAACAAACACTTTTGCCGACGCCTTTTCTCCTGCATGGGATAAAGACAAAAAGCATTTCTACTTCCTGGCAAGTACCGATTTGGCGCTAGGTTCGGGCTGGGCGAACACCAGCTCAATGACAGCAAATGCCAAATACAGTGTGTATGCCGTAAATCTTCAGAAAGACGAAGATTCGCCATTCAAACTAAAAAGCGATGAAGAAGAAGTAAAAGAAGAATCCGAAGATAAAGAGTCCGCAAAAAAGGAAGAGAAACAGGATAAAAAAGACGATACAAAATCAGAAGAAAAAGATGAATCGATAAAAATCGATTTTGAAAATATTGCTGAGCGAACTATTCCTTTACCAATGCCTAACAGAAATTACCGTGCAGTTCTTACCGGCACTGAAGGCAATGTTTTTATTGCTGAATCGGTTCCTAATCAACCGGGTGTAACCATTCAAAAGTTTACCCTTGAAGATAAGGAAGCTAAAGAATTTGTAAGTGGGGCACACAGCCTCACCATATCAACCGATGGGAAAAAAATGCTGGCGAAAGTTGGTTCGTCGTGGAAAATTATGTCGACAAGCGGAGCATCAGGTAAAGATGGTGAAACATTAAATGTCAGCTTAAAAACCAAACTCGACCGCTCTAAAGAATGGAGCCAGATTTTTGAAGAAGCCTGGCGTTACGAACGGGATTACTTCTACGATCCTAATCTTCACGGAAGAGACTGGGAAGTAGTGCACGAACGTTATGCACCGCTTATTCCATTTATTAAACACCGTGCCGATCTTACCTACGTTCTCGATCAGATGAACGGGGAACTTTCTGTTGGCCATAGCTTTGTTATGGGCGGCGATTATCCTGAAACAGAGCGAAATTCTATAGGATTGCTGGGTGCTGATTTAGTGCCAGAAAAAGGAGCATGGAAAATCGACAGAATTTATAGTACCGAAAGCTGGAATCCTGAATTGTCGAGTCCGTTGGAAGAACCCGGGTTAAAAGTTACTGAAGATAATTTTATCGTTGGCGTAAATGGTGAAGAAATGACTGCAGCCGATAACCCTTTTAAGTTTTTAGATGGAACTTCGGGAGTACAAACTGTTTTGCATATTAACGACAAACCGGATTTTGAAAGCGCCTGGACAATAACTGTTAAACCAATTCGTAGCGAAAATGCCTTACGTCAACGCGCCTGGGTAGAAGATAACCGTAGAAAAGTAGATGAATTATCCGACGGGAAACTGGCTTACATTTGGGTACCAAACACCAGTAGTCCTGGGTTTATCTCGTTTAACCGTTACTTTTTTGCCCAACAAGATAAATTGGGTGCAGTGATTGACGAACGTTTTAACGGTGGTGGTTTATTGGACGATTACATGGTCGACCTGATGACCCGCAATCTACGTGCAGGACTCACCAACGAAGTGCCAAACGGTAAACCATTCAAACTGCCTGCTGGAATTTTAGGACCAAAAGCCTTATTGATAAACGAAAAAGGCGGTTCAGGTGGCGATTTCTTCCCATGGGTTTTCCGTCAGCAAAAAGCCGGACCACTGATTGGTTCAACAACCTGGGGAGGCCTGGTAAAATCATCAGTTCATTACAGTCTGGTTGACGGCGGAGCACTTACCGCTCCCGACAACGCAGTCTTCGATCCTGTTAACAACGAATGGATCGCTGAAAACAAAGGCGTTGCTCCGGATATTGAGGTCCAGCAAGATACTAAATCACTAGAGAAAGGAAAAGATCCTCAGTTAGAACGTGCGGTACAGGAAGTATTAAAATTGGTTCAAGAACAAGGAATAAAAGAGATAACACCTCCCCCCTTTCCTACTCCAGCAGTAAAAAAATAG
- a CDS encoding TonB-dependent receptor yields the protein MRKILTNSGIRMVYLLLFILLVHSSFSQEKTIQIIDKKTDVGIPDVHYQYNEMTGFSDNNGSIVLQIEEGAELFLSHLQYGKVAFSTEDMEQLANAGVIALEQFSTYLPGTVVLVHPTAGDKRKMEFTVQNKLAHDAGDLLESVPSISTIRKSGAYGFDPVLRGFKYDQINLVLDGSQTASAACPNRMDPAASQIPINMIAEAEVLKGPHTLRYGNAFGGTINFKSTSPEFKEKASPVGRVGTSYESNGNIFRTEGVAGVSGSKVDFRMFGAYSTGDDYTDGDGIDMAARFNRLNWGGELGLKLSQTQNIGVLVSNNIAKDVDFPALPMDLREDNTWLVNASHSVVFYDKALSSWNTSVYGTMVDHLMDNYDKVLDPRMVDAITDAETQNYGGRTELRFDLDKSYLYAGADYRFESADGYRERTMLMGPMAGKVLTDNVWQDAEINRTGFFGEWHIARPGFQFVVSGRLNINSSKANNPDQRFEEIYSDLKSSQVHPSLSVGGIRLFSENISLGMWVGMATRSPGIAERYINQFPIGLDPYEMLGNPDLDPEINNQLDLVFRYQTVKTNININVFSSVLRDYISSEIREDLQPAMNTSPGVRQFVNIKKALMTGFEASWTQQYNTFLSHDLGLVYTHGQNQELDEPLPEIPPMEFHYHLMGNFADGKLKPELMFRHAMKQDRIATSYGETETPAFNVVDAKVSWLMNNVFTATGGVQNLFDEAYYEHLSRSVRGAGARPIYSPGRSFYGTLTISFL from the coding sequence ATGAGAAAGATCTTAACTAATTCCGGAATAAGAATGGTGTATTTGCTGTTATTTATATTGCTTGTACATTCTTCATTTTCGCAGGAAAAAACAATACAAATTATAGACAAAAAAACGGACGTCGGGATTCCGGATGTGCACTATCAGTACAACGAAATGACGGGATTCTCGGATAATAATGGTTCGATCGTTTTGCAAATAGAAGAAGGAGCCGAGTTGTTCCTGTCGCATCTGCAATACGGAAAGGTAGCCTTTAGTACTGAAGATATGGAGCAATTGGCAAACGCAGGAGTAATTGCTTTGGAGCAATTTTCAACCTACTTGCCGGGCACCGTGGTTTTGGTGCATCCAACAGCGGGCGACAAACGAAAGATGGAATTTACCGTGCAAAACAAATTGGCACATGATGCCGGAGATCTGTTAGAATCAGTCCCATCAATATCTACAATCAGGAAAAGTGGCGCTTATGGTTTCGATCCGGTACTCCGGGGTTTTAAATACGATCAGATCAACCTGGTGCTGGATGGAAGCCAAACGGCTTCGGCGGCTTGTCCAAACCGAATGGACCCGGCTGCCAGTCAGATTCCCATTAATATGATCGCCGAGGCGGAAGTGCTAAAAGGACCGCACACTTTGCGCTACGGAAATGCATTTGGGGGAACCATTAATTTTAAAAGTACTTCGCCGGAGTTTAAAGAAAAAGCAAGTCCTGTTGGGCGTGTTGGAACGAGTTACGAGAGTAACGGGAATATCTTCAGAACGGAAGGAGTGGCCGGAGTATCAGGTTCAAAAGTTGATTTCCGTATGTTTGGTGCCTATTCAACCGGCGATGATTATACCGATGGCGATGGAATAGATATGGCAGCACGATTCAACCGATTGAACTGGGGGGGGGAACTTGGCCTAAAACTCAGTCAAACGCAAAATATTGGAGTGCTGGTTTCAAACAATATTGCCAAAGATGTTGATTTTCCTGCCTTGCCAATGGATTTGCGCGAAGACAATACCTGGCTGGTAAATGCCAGTCATTCGGTAGTTTTTTACGATAAAGCGCTTTCCTCGTGGAATACCAGCGTGTATGGAACCATGGTAGACCACCTGATGGATAATTACGACAAAGTACTTGATCCACGAATGGTGGATGCAATAACGGATGCCGAAACACAGAATTACGGTGGACGAACAGAATTACGTTTCGATTTGGATAAAAGCTACCTTTATGCTGGTGCCGATTATCGTTTTGAGTCGGCCGATGGATATCGCGAGCGTACCATGCTGATGGGACCAATGGCCGGCAAAGTACTAACGGATAATGTTTGGCAGGATGCAGAAATAAATCGCACAGGATTTTTTGGCGAATGGCACATTGCCCGACCGGGATTTCAGTTTGTTGTTTCGGGGCGCCTTAATATCAATTCGTCAAAAGCCAATAATCCTGATCAGCGTTTTGAAGAAATTTATTCCGATCTGAAATCGTCGCAGGTGCATCCTTCGCTAAGTGTTGGTGGAATACGTTTGTTCAGTGAAAATATTTCGCTGGGCATGTGGGTGGGAATGGCCACACGCAGTCCAGGTATTGCAGAGCGTTACATCAATCAGTTCCCTATTGGGCTCGATCCTTACGAAATGTTGGGGAATCCCGATCTTGATCCGGAAATAAATAACCAGCTAGACCTGGTTTTTCGCTATCAAACGGTAAAAACGAACATTAATATAAACGTGTTTTCCTCGGTTTTGCGCGATTATATTTCATCTGAAATTCGTGAAGACCTTCAGCCTGCGATGAACACCTCACCGGGTGTCCGTCAGTTTGTAAATATTAAAAAGGCACTGATGACGGGGTTTGAAGCCAGTTGGACACAGCAGTACAACACTTTCCTAAGCCACGATTTAGGACTTGTTTATACACACGGACAAAATCAGGAGCTGGATGAACCACTGCCGGAAATTCCTCCGATGGAGTTTCATTACCACCTGATGGGGAATTTTGCAGATGGAAAACTAAAACCTGAATTGATGTTCAGGCACGCCATGAAACAGGACCGGATTGCAACATCGTACGGCGAAACAGAAACGCCAGCTTTTAACGTAGTTGATGCAAAGGTTTCGTGGTTGATGAATAACGTTTTTACAGCCACCGGTGGTGTGCAGAACTTGTTTGATGAAGCGTATTATGAGCACTTATCACGATCGGTTCGGGGTGCTGGTGCACGACCAATATATTCGCCCGGAAGGAGTTTTTATGGTACGCTAACCATTAGTTTTTTGTAA